In Leptospira sp. WS58.C1, a single genomic region encodes these proteins:
- a CDS encoding YbaB/EbfC family nucleoid-associated protein has protein sequence MFENLKNASEIFSKMGEMRGKMEEIKKRISNLRVMGDAGAGMVQVTSTGDGSIVDVKINRALFDSEDNKMLEDLVMAATNDAIQKAKQAAEYELKSITGGIDLSEISKLFGGNLG, from the coding sequence ATGTTTGAAAATTTAAAGAACGCATCCGAAATTTTCTCCAAGATGGGAGAAATGCGAGGTAAAATGGAAGAGATCAAAAAAAGGATCTCCAACCTGAGAGTGATGGGTGATGCAGGCGCAGGAATGGTCCAGGTTACTTCTACCGGGGACGGCTCTATCGTGGATGTAAAGATCAATCGTGCATTATTCGATTCAGAAGATAATAAAATGTTAGAAGATCTAGTAATGGCGGCAACCAACGACGCTATTCAAAAAGCAAAGCAGGCCGCCGAATACGAATTAAAATCGATCACGGGCGGAATAGATCTCTCTGAAATTTCCAAATTATTCGGCGGTAACCTTGGCTGA